Part of the Quercus robur chromosome 5, dhQueRobu3.1, whole genome shotgun sequence genome, CTTCCGCCATGGTGCGTTGCAGGGGGGGCTGTGTGGACGGCAACGGTGCCGCTTGTATGTTTCCACCTAGTAGAGATACATACACCAGATCGTGTCGTTTGTCAATTTGGGATGATCCAAGAAATTCCCGAAGATGTTAACACTGACCCCGTGCTTCATGCCATTGATTTGAGGGGGAAGGTGGGCGTTGATTGGATGCGGAAACATGCTCTGCATTTACTAAATTGGGGTAACCGCCTTCAATGGTGTTGTCAAGCAGTGCTTGGTGATATGCCTCCACAGCATGAGTACTTCGACTGGTTCAAAAGAGTGACTCGGAGGTTCATTGATGTTCCTGGTGCTACATTGACTATACTGGTAACTTCTCCACATCTTGTACATTTTACCGTACTCCTTAGCATGAAACAATATTGCATGCATGAAGCAACATtacaaatttgataaaaatcagTTTCAGAAAATTCGGTAAACATGTTACTAATTTATTCAAAAAGAGGGTATAGAAGAGCGGATATGAAGAAATTAGGTTTTATACCATTGGTGCTAAGAATAAGGAAGCATCTGCAACCCGGGAAGTTATTATCACGTTTGGCTGGTACTTCTTCAAACATTCAACAATAGGAGCAGCTCCCAGATATGTACTAGCACCCTTAATACATTAAGCCAAAAAGATAGGATTCAGATTTACAAAGTAGTAATAAAAAAGAGGGGAATTTCAATAGTgattaaataattcattaaaagaaaaggtttatTTATGCAAGCATCACATGCTAATGAAAAGGTGCCTCAGATTATGTAGCCAGTGTagtcaaagggaaaaaaaaatgaacttaagGCACATCCTCGTGAGTTGACAAAAAAGTGCTCACCTGAGTGAACCAAGGTACTGAactctaaatataaatattataaattgtaTGTATCTAATGCTTGTTAGGCAtggtttgaatttttcaaacttTACAGTAATCTCatatatacaattaaaaaaaaaaaaaaaaaaaaaaaaaaaggagagaaccAACTATTAAAGCTAAAAGATTATgattgaaatctaaaaaaatatatatatttctaaattgatgcagaaagaaagagaggtgaGAAAGAAGAATGCAAGAGAAAGACACACCCACTAACTTGAATTGAAGTATATAACTATCCTTTTTTGCCAAATTACAAAActgcctctctttttcttttctttttttcctttttgctgaATTTCATTGAGACTCTTGCCTCAAATGCCTTACAGTCTGTTTAAGGTGCTCAGGTGGTTGCCTAGAAGGCAAGAGTCTAGGCGAGTTCCTAGATGGCCTTTGACTACACTGTATGTGGCTAACATGTAACAACAgaagtttgaaaaataaaaaaataaggagtatacaagttttttttatttatttgaacaTCAAATACTAATGAAGAGAACATGCAAGACAAGAATCTTACGCCTCCCATTAAATATGATTTCTCGAGTGAGGATGGTGATCCTggatacataataaaaataattgggTTGTAAGTTGAAAGTCATTGCATCAAAACATAAAGGGAAAGAAACATCTGCATGGTATTCAATTAAATTTCCTAATTGACCTTGATAGATATAAAGGTTGCACAATAGTGGTTTTTCAGTAATGTGACAATCTTTATATAATTCATTTAGCATTCTCTTATGCAACTAAGAGTACCTGATTCTGTGACAAAAGTCTCATGAGCCACGGCAATAGAGACACTAAGCCCCAGGCTGCTAGCTATTTCCCTAACCTTTTCTTGGGCACCAAAAGGATCCACTTTCTAGAAAGGGAATGAGAAAGGTTCAAAAGGCAAAGAATAAGACATAAGCCATCTATTAAAAGCATAAAGAAGTACCAAGCAAAGtgcattataattttttttttataggaagttacacatgcacccaatgggtcttgaacccacaacctcaccctccacctttcTCTTACAAAAGGAGGAGATGTGCCATTTGAATTAATATTGGCTAATATTAGTTTCTTACTTGCACCCATGTTCGTAATTAAGCAAGTTCGTCTCTCCATAGCCAAAGGTAAAAGCAAACGCATCCAATGCGAAACTGCAAAACCATCAAAAAGTATCAGAGAATAACCCCAGGGAAAAAAGTATAAGAACTATATATCACAAAACTGACTAGATACAATTAGCATAACAAAATTAAGACATGCATGGACAACTTACAGAGTTATGTCATAGCTTTTTTATGATATAACCCTCGCATTTTGCAATTAAGAGTGAACACACAGAGTTTTACGAAACCCTGGTCTCTGGATATGTAAATTGCCTATTTACAAACAACTGAACACTTACTTTCTAAAGGAGTCCACAAATGTAGCAAAAAGGTTAGAGTTCCTCTCAATAGTTATGCTAGGCAGTGCACATACCAACTTTTGCAACATTAGAGGGGACATAAACCAGACCATTAATTAAATGTCAccaagctttaaaaaaaaatttgttgattgAAGGTGGACTATATATGAACTTTATTGAAAAGGATATCAGAATTTAGAACTGTGTATGAATAGTAGACACATACTCCAAGAATCATAACCATCGCCACCAGACACCATAAACTGATACCGTTCAGCAAGAGTACGCTCCGCTAGGCATTCCAGTACTAGATAGTTTAGCTCTTTAACTCTCTGAAGCAACTTAAGAGCAGCCATTGGCCTGTCACCTCCAAACCCAGCTCCACAGCCAATATAAACCTTCTCCCTTCGCTTTTGAGGATTAACTCTCTGCAGTTAACGTTCAACATACTCATCTCTTCCACTGCTTCTCCATGCCAAATGAACaacaaccaaaatgaaaaaaatttaagggaaaGAAATGCAAACTACCAGCTTGATCACACAATTATGAATTTCATCTCTGTCCTGGCTTTCCATTGTCACCTTAAGCTCCCTACAAACTGGTCCTGCTAGCAAATTAGTGATCAAATATCAATCCTATGTATCCATCGAAAGCCAACTTTATTGAGATTATAGACACTTGAAGCTTGTTCTTTTAACATGTCCTTCGCATTTTCTAATTTAAAAGAAGACACTTCACAATTCACATCATGTCATATATTTCATCATTTCATTGTTGATACTCTTTAAACAATTATCAAATATGTATTTCAAGTAGTAGAAGCACAAGATTAGTAGAAGTTTTGCCATTTCAAAAAACAACTCTTTCAAAACTGCAAACAAAGCCTTACCTGCCATTTACTTCAAAGATATACCACCTTATaagatataaagaaaaaatgtgCACAGATCCGCATTTCTAGAGAATCAGTATCACCTTGAATAACTCatgtacataaatttttttttttttaaagtccataattttggaaatattcAGTGAATTATCCCCTGAGTATCTAAGCTCATATGGCTATAAGCACCAAAACATTGGAGGGTTTTCAATACCACTTCCAGAAAGCACTCACTTTTCACAAACACCAAAGGAAGCACTAAACTTTTTCgttcattattttttaagaagtaactctaaaattttatgttaaacCCATCACAGTCCAGCTTACTCACAATCATTTGAAAGCCTTTCAAATGATATTTTCTGGCCATCAAAATATGACCAAAAATTTTGCTCAATCTATCCATCTCACAGAAAACCCATTAACTATTTTTCAACTACCAGTCAATAACCCTCATTAATTCCACCAAATTAGTAATCAAATGGTTCAATTTTACTTAGTATTAGCAAAGCTCATCTTTTGGTTTGTAGTATACAATAAAAGATGTCTTTTTTTGGTCagacaaaatactaaaaatgcTTGAGAGAAACATAGACTCACCGCAAAAGCTTTGTTGAAGGTGATGAAACAGGGAAACTGCTGCTGTAATGTAATGAGCCGATGTACAACTGTGAAGAAATCAAGTCAAATTTTGGAGCTCATCATTTTTTGGGGCTGaagtccaaaaaaataattagttttaaattatttttgtaaatgaaTTAAACTCTATttgggagagggaaaaaaaaaatacatcgtATTACGTTAgtttttggctaaaatggcCAACTGGCCTTAAAAACgaaactatctagttagtaggcTCTCTTTAGAACATGATATATGTGGTCCAATGTATGCTTAGCATCAAAGAAGTAGGTTAAAGTTGTTTTCTACTTAAGATTCCTTATAGAGAACTTTATTTGTTTACCTTATAGAGAACTTTGTTGATTTCAAAATCTAATTTCAAAATCGAAGGTCATATTTCTTATTTCAGCCTTTAGAGTTATGGTATATATTCTTCTTCCCAATTTTTTATGGAATAACTTGAATTGCCCTACAAGCAGAGGGCCCATAAAACATTGATTGTTCATTCGTACATACATAAACTGTATTGCACTACTAATATACTTGGTTTTTCCATGTGCAGATTGAAGGATACCTTCGTTTGTTGAGCCGTCACCCGGTGGGCACGGAGGACCACCAGGATATTATAGATGTACTGACTGCAGTACAGGCGATTGGCCGTGTACGACCTCGGGACCCTGAGGTCCCGAATGAGGAGGCAGCTACTCCTGCCGCAGCAGCTACTCAGAGGCCAAGCACTACTAAGAGCCCAAGCACGAGCATAGCTCCCACTAGACGTCTGCGTGTTCGTACCCCTCGAGTTGTCCCTACCTCTGATCCCCCTCCACCCACCCCACATCCATCCCTTAGCCCCACAATCCCTTCACCCACCCTACATCCATCTCGTAGTCCCACCATCCCCCCATTGACTCCACATCCTTGTGTTGGGCCTGACATTCGTCCACCCACCTCACGGTCATTTCCCGATGTGTCACCCATTCCATCCTTTGACTTGGGTATTCATCTAACCCCACCTGACATACAGCAGGAGCCAGCCTCTGGCAGTATGTCTACTGACCCTTCATCAGCCATCACCCCACCCCATGTTCATGTTGAGGAAGCTGGTGGGTTACCTGTTCAACAAGAAGGTCGGCCGAAACGCATATCAAAGGCACCTCCTTGTGGGACAGGAGGGCACAAACATGGATACAACGCTAGGCCCGAGGCATCTGACGAAGGACATGCAAGACCTCCTCCTTATTATACGAGACGGCATAAGGTCCAAAAAAGGTAACTGAAATGATACattttcaaagtttattttacaatatatgaCCAGCTAAAAAGCATTATTTGTCATATAATAATTACTTAATCAttatggtttgttcattaattATGTTCATGAAGATGATGATGCTATGAAAAGGCCGGAAGCACCAAAATTCAAGTTCAGCACAATAAAAGTAGCAACAAATAACCTTTCCAATGCCAATAAGCTTGGAGGAGGCAGCTTTTAGGTCAATTTTGAAGTGGCTGGTAATTTCCTAAAAGCTTAAGCTTCTTGGGACTTGGTAATTTATCAATTTGGTTTTCTTCTTGTACTTGTATTAAAAACAATTGTGGTTCTTAGGTTATTCGAAACGAGGCCTTACTGTTGCTTACTTATTTGACCCGTGAAGCTGAGGTAAGATATTCCTGCCACTTTGTCATCTAATGGTTTTGCTAAACCTGTGCTTGAAAATGTGTTTGATTTCCCTACTAATTAATACAGTTTTGTGAATTTTAGGAGATTCAAAAAATTGTGGTCTTTGAAGGTGCATTTGAGAAGATTTTCAGCATCATTAAAGAGGAAGGAGGTTCAGAAGGTGGTGTTGTTGTGCAGGTGATTTACTGTTACTCAATTTGGAATGGTAGTTTAATCAACTTTTCTAGCTTGTTTATTGATAAATTACTTGTCTTGCAAATGGCTTCTTATTGTTTGGGTGTCTACAATTTAAAACTTGTTTCCTTTATGGTCTTTTGAATGTGACACTTTCTCAATTATATCAATCAATCGAGTAGTTTGTCATGGATTACTAAGGCAGCTTCAACAATGAAGTTATGATAGTGTTTAAGTGACTCTATTGTATATCACTAATTCGCTAGCTAAATGAGCTGTTTATATGCTATAATTACATTGAGATTCAGCaccatttgtgggttttggtctGAATGTTGTATTTTGTCATTGTTTATTTACGGTTATGATTCTACTTGTAGCCTAAATTAAGGACTCTTGTAGTTTTGAccatttttttgagtttgaaacCCACATGCTTTATATTATCCTTTGGCTGTCCTCTCCTGTATGGGTTATGTTGCTCATTTGACACATTCTAGTTGAACATATTAGGTGACAAGAAAGCATGAACATTTTATGGTTCTACTTGCCCAGACAAACACCTAacatagaagagagagagagagaaggggggaGGGGGATATTCTTTGTAGAAAATTTGTTACAATAAACAAAGTTATGTGCATTGGCCTTCATTCTGAGTCccattttcaaaactttttgtttttctcagaATCACAGAACAACTTATGGTCGTTGACTGTTTAGCTATTCCTCAATTTattcatttctatttttctttacaaGCATTTGAGAATTCTGCGAATATCTTGGTTATAAAACTATTATGCATGTAATGGTGCAGGACTGTCTTCAATTGTTGAACAACCTTCTCCGAACTAATGCATCTAATCAGGTCTGCAGCCTCTGTTGTGTTATATTTTATGCTTGAGATTCTCTCATGCTCCTAATGCTTCCAAGTGTGGTTCAGATACTACTGAGAGACTATGGGATTTGACCCCATAATATCAATTCTGAAGCTACGGGGAAGTACTTACAGTTTCACCCAACAAAAGGTTAGATACTGAAATGTATATAAGATTTTACCAGAGATCTTTGAATTTTCTGTCACAGAAGCCTTACTggtatttcttcttttccttgaaACAAACGCCATGCCAGTAGACAATTAATCTACTCAGTGCAATAGAAACCATTAATTTGTTAATGATGGGAGGTACAGAGGCTGATCCTGGAAAAGATGCAAATAAGCTAACAAATAAAGCAACACTGGTTCATGTTTCTTACTAACTTCATATCTGCTATAATTACTTCCTTTAGAATCATTAACTTGGTGGTATCTTATCCTGTAATGTGTATATTGGTTgcaaaaaaaagtattggatCATCTTCTTTTGTTCGGTGTTGAAAGCCAGTGGGCACTAGTAGCTGTCCGTTGCGCGGTAAGATGACTTTTCTGAACATTGTTCACTGTCTTTTtgcctctctatctctctctctgtctctctctctctctctctctctcacacacacacacacacacacacacacacacacccttTTTGTGCACATAATttgcacagagagagagagagagagagatagataaaAGTTTAGATATTGCACAAATAAGCATTTAGGAATACTATGGAACAATTTCTGGTTGTTGTTGGGTCATTCGCATAACAAATTTCAATGTTGTGTATTGTGTCAGTCTGAAGAGGATCTTGCTCTGAAGCAACAATTGACAAGTGCTGTATGTGGAGAGAGTTCAGGATGCTGACCCTAACTTACAGAAGGTTGCGCTTGAGAGCATGAGGTAATAGTATTTAATATTTGCTTTCACTTAATATAATTCTGATCTTTATGTTATGGTTTAATGTTTGGGACTTTGTTAACATTTTTGGGTATAAGTTATAATTCATCAATTTGGTTCCTTGATTGATAAAAACATTTCTGGGGTTTTAGATTAACTTTGAAAACATTAGCTCCTTGTATAGAATGGAAACATATGTCATAATAGCatgtaaaattttgataattgtaGGCAGGAAATCCGAACCTCTACAAGCTCCATGACTTCGGTCCCAAAGCCATTGAAATTTCTGCGTCCACACTATGGAACATTAAAGGCATTTTATGAAACCATGGGGAACTCGGAATTGAAGGTATAATTTTGTTTGCTTGGACATCTGTTGTGTTATAGAAGTAGCATTCTAGCCTATCTAATTAACTTTCTTTGTCAATGCAGAAGTACCTCGCTGATATACTCTCCGTTCTGGCTCTCACCATGTCTGCTGAGGGAGAAAGGGTACGACTGAAGTTTATTGTATTGTTTTTGCTGATTTGTTTAGTTGATTCTCTTTACAATTGCTAAAGTAAATTCGTTTTATGTTATTTGGGACTAACATATATTTCATTGCTTTTCTATTGCTGAAAATTCTTTTAGGAGAGCTTAAAATATAGATTGGAGGGTTCAGGAGGTGATATTGGCTCATGGGGCCATGAATATGTGAGGTGAGTGTCGTCTGATTAAAATACATTGTGGTCTCTATTGGGTTTTTAGGTGGTGGTAGGTAGTTTGATATGGTCAAATCAAAGTTCATTGTATGGTTTTTAGGTTATGGTAGTGTTTGAAGTTCAATCCATATAAATGAATATTAACCTCAATCACTATtgattattattcttttttatgtgTAATCAGGAACGTAGCTGGAGAAATTTCACAGGAATATGCTAAGCGACAGGTTAGAAATCAATGCTACCCCTCGTGTTCTTTATGAAGAAAAAAGCTTGTTATGGGTACTAGGACCATTCTATAAATCTTATTTTTAGAAACCAGTAAAATACAACTTTTTATTCATATGCATTTACaactcaaaaaatttaaaatttggttcCATATGCATCTTGATAAACAGATTAAAGTGCTTTAAACTTTATACTATTATGTATTATGATATCCTTGCTTCCctgaatttgaaaatatgtattatGCGGTATGGTATTGGAGTAGTATTACATCTTAATAATGCTCATTGCTCTGTGAATAGAGTGGTGCATTCTCTTTCGATAGAGGATTTTCTCTAGAATATTATCTTCTTTGGCCTTCAATACTTTATTGTTAAGAACTCGttcttaattttaatatatttaatttctttgaaTTTACCACAATAGAGCGAAGAAGTTCCAATCAAGGATCTTATGGAGCTTGTTCAACAAATAGTTGCTTTTCACATGAAGGTATGATTCAGTAACATGTTACAGTATGACGACTATAGGTGACATTTGaaaggattattttattttatttttagtttttagtttttagttttgttcTAATCATTGTGAATTGCAATGCAGCACAATGCCGAGCCTGAAGTTGTTGATCTTCTAATGGAGGTATTGAGCAGTATTTCTCTTTTGATCTGATTTGTTTATTGTGCTTTCCTGCCCTCAATTTTTTCCTCCTCTTGGTGTTTGGCCAATAATGAGATGTGTGTAATCTGACTAATGCTAGGTTGAAGACCTTGATCTTTTAATAGAGCATGTTGACAGCACGAATTTCCGAAGGACATGTCTCTATCTGACTAGTTCGGCTTGGTAAGTGGGATTATACCATAAATTTGTGGAGATTTTTATCCAATGGATTAATCATTTTActtgtcacaaaaaaaaaaaaaaaaggattaatcATCTATAGTAGCCTGAATTAAAAAAACAGCAGAGGAATTAAAAGTTACAGTTCTCCAGCTAGCATGGGATTTTTATAGGGGGTAGGGGTTCATGGTTAGACCAAATTGGTGCATGTGTTActtattattatgttatttatttgtttttttttttaaattttttgtttattttattttatttttaagtatgtTTAATTTTGAGTTCTGTTTTGGTCATTTATTGCTCTTTTTCTGGTCAAGTCACATGAAACACTGcttaattatttcttaaaataaaaagatatctACATTTGGGCTCAAAAATTAAATCCCTTGAGAATACTATGTAACTACGTAA contains:
- the LOC126728127 gene encoding extensin-like, with translation MIQEIPEDVNTDPVLHAIDLRGKVGVDWMRKHALHLLNWGNRLQWCCQAVLGDMPPQHEYFDWFKRVTRRFIDVPGATLTILIEGYLRLLSRHPVGTEDHQDIIDVLTAVQAIGRVRPRDPEVPNEEAATPAAAATQRPSTTKSPSTSIAPTRRLRVRTPRVVPTSDPPPPTPHPSLSPTIPSPTLHPSRSPTIPPLTPHPCVGPDIRPPTSRSFPDVSPIPSFDLGIHLTPPDIHHHPTPCSC
- the LOC126725817 gene encoding uncharacterized protein LOC126725817: MESQDRDEIHNCVIKLRVNPQKRREKVYIGCGAGFGGDRPMAALKLLQRVKELNYLVLECLAERTLAERYQFMVSGGDGYDSWISHWMRLLLPLAMERRTCLITNMGAMDPFGAQEKVREIASSLGLSVSIAVAHETFVTESGSPSSLEKSYLMGGGASTYLGAAPIVECLKKYQPNVIITSRVADASLFLAPMV
- the LOC126729066 gene encoding 26S proteasome non-ATPase regulatory subunit 2 homolog A-like codes for the protein MRQEIRTSTSSMTSVPKPLKFLRPHYGTLKAFYETMGNSELKKYLADILSVLALTMSAEGERESLKYRLEGSGGDIGSWGHEYVRNVAGEISQEYAKRQSEEVPIKDLMELVQQIVAFHMKHNAEPEVVDLLMEVEDLDLLIEHVDSTNFRRTCLYLTSSAW